A DNA window from Staphylococcus warneri contains the following coding sequences:
- a CDS encoding glutaredoxin family protein, whose protein sequence is MSHITIYTQDDCPPCTFVKNHLQANHVDFTEKNIKNNQYRIEMMDYDAFATPFILLNDEPMYQVDMDKINQAFDIQ, encoded by the coding sequence GTGTCACATATTACGATTTATACACAAGATGATTGTCCACCTTGTACCTTTGTAAAAAATCATCTTCAAGCAAATCATGTGGATTTTACAGAAAAGAATATAAAAAATAATCAATATCGTATAGAAATGATGGATTATGATGCATTTGCGACGCCATTTATCTTATTGAACGATGAACCTATGTATCAAGTTGATATGGATAAAATTAATCAAGCTTTTGACATTCAATAA
- a CDS encoding cytochrome ubiquinol oxidase subunit I codes for MDSVEMSRLLTGMTLAVHIIFATIGVGMPLMFVIAEFLGIRNNDAHYIALAKRWSKGYTITVAVGVVTGTIIGLQLSLVWPTFMKMGGHVIALPLFMETFAFFFEAIFLSIYLYTWERFKNKWIHFVIGLPVIIGGSFSAFFITSVNSFMNTPAGFEMKNGRMVNVQPLEAMFNSSFIVRSFHVVATAGMTMAFILAAIAAFKLLKQSYSEDKIYHLKALKMTMIVGFISTLLSMLAGDMSAKFLHKVQPEKLAAYEWHFDTQSQANLVFFGVLNEKTNEVSGAIEIPGMLSFLADNNFKTTVKGLNDFPKNELPPLIVHYFFDLMVSMGVFCFVISGIFMLILLIKKLRHFITHKVVLYSILLTGPASMLAIEFGWFLTEMGRQPWIVRGYLRVSQAATQAGGITLVTILFGLLYLVLIVTSAYVLLRMFRNKPAINDVNQVLKERGDNK; via the coding sequence ATGGATTCAGTTGAAATGAGTCGTTTGCTTACAGGTATGACCTTAGCCGTTCATATCATATTTGCGACGATTGGTGTAGGTATGCCATTAATGTTTGTTATTGCAGAATTTCTTGGCATACGTAACAATGATGCACATTATATTGCATTAGCGAAACGATGGTCGAAAGGATATACCATTACAGTGGCTGTTGGTGTAGTGACAGGTACTATTATTGGTTTGCAATTATCGCTTGTATGGCCGACATTTATGAAAATGGGTGGACATGTGATTGCATTACCTCTATTTATGGAAACATTTGCATTCTTTTTTGAAGCTATATTTCTTAGTATTTATCTTTATACTTGGGAAAGATTTAAGAATAAATGGATTCATTTTGTTATAGGATTACCTGTAATTATAGGTGGATCATTCTCAGCATTTTTCATTACATCAGTTAACTCGTTTATGAATACGCCAGCTGGTTTTGAAATGAAAAATGGACGTATGGTTAATGTTCAACCATTAGAAGCGATGTTTAATTCATCATTCATCGTAAGATCTTTCCATGTCGTTGCAACCGCTGGAATGACAATGGCATTTATTCTTGCGGCAATTGCTGCATTTAAATTGTTAAAACAGTCGTATTCAGAAGATAAAATATATCATTTGAAAGCCTTAAAAATGACGATGATTGTTGGTTTTATTTCAACATTGTTATCGATGTTAGCAGGAGATATGTCTGCCAAATTTTTACATAAAGTACAACCAGAAAAATTAGCTGCATATGAATGGCATTTTGACACACAATCCCAAGCCAATTTAGTATTTTTTGGTGTTTTAAATGAAAAGACAAATGAAGTATCAGGTGCAATAGAAATCCCAGGAATGTTAAGTTTCTTAGCTGATAATAATTTTAAGACGACAGTTAAAGGACTTAACGATTTTCCTAAAAATGAATTGCCTCCTTTAATTGTTCATTATTTCTTTGACTTAATGGTTTCAATGGGCGTATTCTGTTTTGTGATTTCAGGGATATTTATGTTGATTTTATTAATTAAGAAGTTACGACACTTTATCACGCATAAGGTCGTTTTATATAGCATATTGCTTACTGGACCAGCGTCTATGTTAGCTATCGAATTTGGTTGGTTCTTAACTGAAATGGGACGCCAACCTTGGATTGTAAGAGGATACTTAAGAGTATCTCAGGCAGCGACTCAAGCTGGAGGCATCACATTAGTGACGATTTTATTTGGTTTATTATATCTTGTACTCATCGTGACATCTGCATATGTACTACTCAGAATGTTTAGAAATAAACCTGCTATCAATGATGTCAATCAAGTTCTAAAAGAAAGAGGTGATAACAAATGA